One window from the genome of Populus alba chromosome 15, ASM523922v2, whole genome shotgun sequence encodes:
- the LOC118028339 gene encoding fe(2+) transport protein 1-like, translated as MATSNPKLSIISIFFIILSFLTLQAESVVKEGCEEETSSCNDKARALTLKIIAIVSILVTSMIGVSAPLFTRSIPALHPDKSLFVIVKAFAAGIILATAFMHVLPDSFDMLSSSCLPENPWHKFPFTGFLAMLSAIVTLMVDSLATSVYSKKSNVGVNPESVTHGAEPDQEMASNVGHFHGHGHHYEDKLASGAKQLLRYRVIAMVLELGIIVHSVVIGLSLGASSNTCTIKGLVAALCFHQMFEGMGLGGCILQAEYKPLKKAVMAFFFAVTTPFGIALGIALSKMYKENSPNALITVGLLNASSAGLLIYMALVDLLAADFMGPKLQGSIKLQVKSYMAVLLGAGGMSLMAKWA; from the exons ATGGCTACTTCAAATCCAAAGCTCTCAATCATTTCCATCTTCTTCATTATCCTTTCGTTCTTAACACTTCAAGCTGAATCGGTAGTAAAAGAGGGATGTGAAGAAGAAACAAGCTCTTGCAATGACAAAGCTAGAGCTTTAACCCTGAAGATAATAGCCATAGTCTCTATCTTGGTTACTAGCATGATAGGTGTAAGTGCACCTCTTTTTACACGTTCAATCCCTGCTTTACACCCAGATAAAAGCCTTTTTGTGATTGTTAAAGCCTTTGCTGCTGGTATCATTCTTGCAACTGCGTTCATGCATGTGTTACCAGATTCTTTTGATATGTTATCTTCAAGTTGTTTGCCAGAAAATCCATGGCACAAGTTCCCTTTTACTGGGTTTCTAGCAATGTTATCTGCCATAGTGACACTAATGGTGGACTCGTTGGCCACAAGTGTATATAGCAAGAAGTCTAACGTTGGAGTTAACCCTGAGAGCGTTACTCATGGTGCTGAACCAGATCAAGAGATGGCTTCTAACGTTGGACATTTCCATGGCCATGGACACCATTACGAGGACAAACTTGCTAGTGGTGCAAAACAATTGCTTCGGTACCGGGTTATTGCCATG GTATTAGAATTGGGCATCATTGTGCATTCAGTTGTGATAGGCCTCTCTCTTGGAGCCTCAAGCAACACTTGTACAATTAAGGGCCTTGTAGCTGCTCTTTGCTTCCATCAAATGTTTGAAGGAATGGGTCTTGGTGGTTGCATTCTCCAg GCTGAGTACAAGCCCTTAAAGAAGGCAGTCATGGCATTTTTCTTCGCAGTAACAACTCCTTTCGGAATTGCACTTGGCATTGCACTGTCCAAAATGTACAAGGAAAACAGTCCTAATGCTTTGATCACTGTTGGTTTGCTCAACGCGTCATCTGCTGGACTCTTGATTTACATGGCATTGGTTGATCTTCTAGCTGCCGATTTTATGGGTCCGAAATTGCAGGGTAGCATTAAGCTCCAGGTTAAGTCTTACATGGCTGTACTTTTGGGAGCTGGTGGCATGTCTCTCATGGCGAAATGGGCATGA